The DNA sequence ATCTAAGCCCATTACTTAAAATAAATTCACGCTATTTCTTAATATTTAATTTTAACATATATTGGTCATCTTTATTTGTTTTATTATGTATTATTGCTATAAAAAAAGTAGCTTTTTTGTTAGAGTATTCAATTTACATGAATAGTAACTAAAAAAAATCAAAAATTAGAGAAAGTCAAAATTACCCCCTTAACAAACAAGGAAAAGTATAAACTAAAAAAGATAATTAAAAGATTGTACAATGGAAAGTTACTTACAAGATAATATCCTTTACATTAACAAGAAAGATTTACCAGAATATAAAAAAAATGCGTCCATTGTCAGAAACAATTATTTTTGGGCTTTAAAATCCATAAGCGGTTATTCCCCTGTTTCTGCAGATTGGGAATTTGAAGAAGAAGTCTGGTTTGCCCTTTCAAGAATGTTACTATTCTTCACTAATTCAGGTTACCTTGGCTATAGTGAAACTATTTTGGAATTTTCTGAAGATACCATTATTCCTGATGTTTTACGGCAAGTATCGAGTAAATTATAAGTAATTTGTTTTTGTTACTTATCATAAGTTTGAGTAATCCGTTATAAAAATATAATATTGTGGAAATTTCCTCAGTTTATAATGAATTATATGGCTTGATGATTAGAGAAATAGAACTAAAACTTATTTAATAACTGATGAAGTAAATTTTATATTAATTACGAATTTAAAATACTAAAGTGGTATAAAAAATATTAATTATTCCATTTTATCAAATCTCAAAACTTTCATAACTTTTTACTTCAACTATTTTTATAAAACCCAATCTTTAATAATTACTAAATTTATTATGGCAACATTTCTACGCCCTCTAAGCTATAAATACCAGTGGTTATATGATGGCATTTCCCGTATAGCAGCTTTGCCCGTGGGAGGAGAGAAAAGATTTCGTCATTTAGCCCTTGAAAATATAACCATAGACAAAGATACAAAAATATTGGATTTGTGTTGTGGAAAAGGGCAAACAACTCGATTTTTAGTGCAGTATTCTCAGGGTGTGACAGGATTGGATATATCTCCCCTTGCTTTGCAAGAGGCGAAAAAAAATGTGCCTCAAGCCGATTATGTGGAAGGTTTAGCCCAACAAATACCTTTTGATAAAAATACTTTTGATATTGTCCATACTAGCGTTGCTTTACATGAAATGAATAGGGAGGAGTTGAAGCAAATTTTTGCGGAGATTTATCGTGTATTAAAACCGAAGGGAATTTTTACTTTTATTGATTTACATAAACCCCATAATTTATTATTTGTGCCAGGTTTAAGTATTTTTATGTGGCTATTTGAAACTTCCACGGCATGGCAGTTAATTAAAATTGATTTGTCGCAAATGTTAATGGATGAAGGTTTTAAAGTGATTTCTAAAAAGTTATATGCTGGAGGTAGTTTACAGGTAATTCAAGTACAAAAATAATAATAAAAAGGAGTTTATTTTTTATGAAAATTAATAACAAAAAACCCTATGTTTTTGCTGATTATGCCTATGGTGCGATCGCCCTTAGCACAAAAAAAATAATTAAAAATGAAAAGGGTGTTTTACATAATAAAAATCCTGAATATATCCATCAAATGAGAGTAGGATTAAGAAGATTAAGAAGTGTTTTAATAGGGTTTTATCCTGCTTTAAAATTACCAAAATTAGTGGATGAAAAAAAGATTGGTAAGGTCGCTCAAATATTAGGAAAAAAAAGAGATAACGACGTATTAAAAGAAAATTTAACTAAATATTATTATCATTTTCTGAATGATGGAGAGAAAAAAATATGTGATCAATTTATGGAAAAATTAGATAATAAAAATAAGGATAATCAAAATAAAATTATCAAGGTTTTACAAGGAAAAGAGTATCAAAATATCAAATATTCCCTAAAAAAATGGTTAAAAGAACCTCAATTTAATCTTATCGCTTCCTTACCCATAACAGAAGTTGCTCATAATTTAATCATCCCTCAAATTAGTAAACTACATTTACAATCAGGATGGTTTGTAGGTACAAAAATTGATCAAAATTATCAAATTACCATTAAAGAAGACTATACCTTAGAAGAAGTAAAAAACCTTTTAGAAGAAGAAAAAGAAATCATTCACGAGTTAAGAAAAGAAGCTAAAAAAACTCGTTATCAAATGGACTTATTAACAGACTGTTATGGGCAACCATACCATGATTATTTAAATTTAATAGTAAATGTACAAGAAATTTTAGGTAACATACAGGATAATGCCATTTTATTAAACCAGATTAAAAAAGAGATTGGTAAAAACTGGCAAAAGAAATTACCTAACCTAGATATTTTAATCAGTAATAATCAACGACAACAATGGTTAAATTGGCGAAAAATACAACAATTATTCTTATTAGATAATCAGAATATGTATGAGCATAATTTACTGATGCTCAAAAAAGATAATTAAGGTGCGCTGAAAGTGTTATCTATTTACCACCTAATTGAGCATTTTTATCCATCAAAGAACCCATTCCCTCGAGAGTTGATATAATACTACTAGGGTCCATAAACATTACCTTACTGCTTTGACTACTACCAATAATTTTACCCGTCTCTAAATATTGTTGGGTGAGTAAAAATTGTAATGCTTTTTGGGCGAGGGTGTCTCCCCGTAACTGATTCACAACAATTTGTAGGGCTTCGGCGGTGGCTTGGGCTTGGAGAATTTGTTGTTGTTTTTCTGCCTCTGCTTCTAAAATAGCCGCTGTT is a window from the Cyanobacterium stanieri LEGE 03274 genome containing:
- a CDS encoding CHAD domain-containing protein — translated: MKINNKKPYVFADYAYGAIALSTKKIIKNEKGVLHNKNPEYIHQMRVGLRRLRSVLIGFYPALKLPKLVDEKKIGKVAQILGKKRDNDVLKENLTKYYYHFLNDGEKKICDQFMEKLDNKNKDNQNKIIKVLQGKEYQNIKYSLKKWLKEPQFNLIASLPITEVAHNLIIPQISKLHLQSGWFVGTKIDQNYQITIKEDYTLEEVKNLLEEEKEIIHELRKEAKKTRYQMDLLTDCYGQPYHDYLNLIVNVQEILGNIQDNAILLNQIKKEIGKNWQKKLPNLDILISNNQRQQWLNWRKIQQLFLLDNQNMYEHNLLMLKKDN
- a CDS encoding class I SAM-dependent methyltransferase — protein: MATFLRPLSYKYQWLYDGISRIAALPVGGEKRFRHLALENITIDKDTKILDLCCGKGQTTRFLVQYSQGVTGLDISPLALQEAKKNVPQADYVEGLAQQIPFDKNTFDIVHTSVALHEMNREELKQIFAEIYRVLKPKGIFTFIDLHKPHNLLFVPGLSIFMWLFETSTAWQLIKIDLSQMLMDEGFKVISKKLYAGGSLQVIQVQK